In Bacillus alkalisoli, the following are encoded in one genomic region:
- a CDS encoding class I SAM-dependent methyltransferase, with amino-acid sequence MADHYYTNNPSVESNRQSFDFMLNETKFSFITDAGVFSKKEIDFGSRLLIETFVSPETDGGILDVGCGYGPIGISIAKRYNDKQITMVDVNERALQLATENAEKNQVKNVTVLKSFIYESVQNNKYAAILSNPPIRAGKKVVHEILENAFDRLVDKGELWIVIQKKQGAPSAIDKLTDVFDEVEVVVKKKGYYIIKAKKG; translated from the coding sequence GTGGCGGATCATTATTATACAAATAACCCTTCTGTTGAAAGTAATAGGCAGTCTTTCGATTTTATGTTAAATGAAACGAAATTTAGTTTCATAACAGATGCAGGAGTGTTTTCAAAAAAAGAGATAGATTTCGGATCACGCTTATTAATAGAAACGTTTGTATCTCCCGAAACAGATGGAGGAATTTTAGATGTAGGGTGTGGTTATGGCCCGATAGGAATCTCCATTGCGAAAAGGTACAACGACAAACAAATTACGATGGTAGATGTAAACGAAAGAGCTTTGCAATTGGCTACAGAGAATGCTGAAAAAAATCAAGTGAAAAACGTAACAGTCTTAAAAAGCTTTATATATGAAAGTGTGCAGAATAATAAGTATGCAGCCATCCTATCCAATCCACCTATTCGGGCTGGGAAGAAAGTTGTCCATGAAATTCTAGAAAATGCATTTGATAGATTAGTCGATAAAGGTGAGCTTTGGATCGTGATACAGAAAAAGCAAGGTGCTCCTTCAGCTATCGATAAACTTACAGATGTTTTTGATGAAGTAGAAGTAGTGGTAAAGAAAAAAGGTTATTATATCATAAAAGCAAAAAAAGGTTGA
- the rplA gene encoding 50S ribosomal protein L1 has protein sequence MAKKGKKFIEAAKLVDRTVAYSVTEAVELAKKTSIAKFDATVEVAFRLGVDPRKNDQQIRGAVVLPHGTGKTQRVLVFAKGEKAKEAEAAGADYVGDADFITKIQQGWFDFDVIVATPDMMGEVGKLGRVLGPKGLMPNPKTGTVSFDVTKAVNEIKAGKVEYRVDKAGNIHVPIGKVSFENEKLVENFATIYDTLLKVKPAAAKGTYVKNVTVTSTMGPGVKVDPSTFTVKN, from the coding sequence ATGGCTAAAAAAGGTAAGAAGTTTATTGAAGCTGCTAAATTAGTAGACCGTACAGTAGCATACTCTGTTACAGAAGCGGTTGAATTAGCGAAAAAGACTAGCATTGCTAAGTTTGACGCTACAGTAGAGGTTGCATTCCGTTTAGGAGTTGACCCTCGTAAAAACGATCAACAAATTCGTGGTGCTGTAGTTCTTCCACACGGAACAGGTAAAACTCAACGTGTATTAGTATTTGCTAAAGGTGAAAAAGCGAAAGAAGCAGAAGCTGCTGGAGCTGACTATGTAGGGGATGCAGATTTCATCACTAAAATCCAACAAGGTTGGTTTGATTTTGACGTAATCGTTGCTACTCCAGACATGATGGGTGAAGTTGGTAAGCTTGGTCGTGTATTAGGACCTAAAGGATTAATGCCAAACCCTAAAACTGGTACAGTTTCATTTGATGTAACGAAAGCAGTTAACGAAATCAAAGCTGGTAAAGTAGAATACCGCGTTGACAAAGCTGGTAACATTCACGTTCCAATCGGAAAAGTTTCGTTTGAAAACGAGAAGTTAGTAGAAAACTTCGCAACTATCTATGATACTTTGTTAAAAGTGAAGCCTGCTGCTGCAAAAGGTACTTACGTGAAGAACGTTACAGTTACTTCTACAATGGGACCTGGTGTAAAAGTTGATCCTTCTACTTTCACTGTAAAAAACTAA
- the rpoB gene encoding DNA-directed RNA polymerase subunit beta, with protein sequence MTGQLVQYGRHRQRRSYARISEVLELPNLIEIQTSSYQWFLDEGLREMFQDISPIDDFTGNLSLEFIDYSLGEPKYVVEESKERDVTYSAPLRVKVRLIIKETGEVKDQDVFMGDFPLMTDTGTFVINGAERVIVSQLVRSPSVYYSGKVDKNGKKGFSATVIPNRGAWLEYETDAKDVVYVRIDRTRKLPVTVLLRALGYGTDQEIIDLLGDNEYLRNTLDKDNTESTEKALLEIYERLRPGEPPTVENAKSLLESRFFDPKRYDLASVGRYKINKKLHIKNRLFNQRIAETLVDHETGEILVEKGTLLDRRNLDKIIPHLENGVNLQSSHPSAGVITNEVALQPIKIYAPNDSEGEKEILVIGNGYIEEKVKHISPADIIASISYFFNLLHGVGDTDDIDHLGNRRLRSVGELLQNQFRIGLSRMERVVRERMSIQDTATITPQQLINIRPVIASIKEFFGSSQLSQFMDQTNPLAELTHKRRLSALGPGGLTRERAGFEVRDVHYSHYGRMCPIETPEGPNIGLINSLSSFAKVNKFGFIETPYRRVDPDTGKVTSQIDYLTADEEDNYVVAQANARLGEDGEFLDENVVSRFRGENTVVKRERIDYMDVSPKQVVSAATACIPFLENDDSNRALMGANMQRQAVPLLNPESPIVGTGMEHVSARDSGAAVICKHPGVVERVEAREVWVRRIQEVDGQQVKGDLDKYRMLKFVRSNQGTCYNQRPIVSVGDQVVKGEILADGPSMEKGELALGRNVMVAFMTWDGYNYEDAIIMSERLVKDDVYTSVHIEEYESESRDTKLGPEEITRDIPNVGEDALKNLDDRGIIRIGAEVKDGDLLVGKVTPKGVTELTAEERLLHAIFGEKAREVRDTSLRVPHGGGGIVLDVKVFNREDGDELPPGVNQLVRAYIVQKRKISEGDKMAGRHGNKGVISRILPEEDMPYLPDGTPVDIMLNPLGVPSRMNIGQVLELHLGMAARYLGIHVASAVFDGAREEDVWSTLDEAGMARDAKTVLFDGRTGEPFDNRVSVGIMYMIKLAHMVDDKLHARSTGPYSLVTQQPLGGKAQFGGQRFGEMEVWALEAYGAAYTLQEILTVKSDDVVGRVKTYEAIVKGENVPEPGVPESFKVLIKELQSLGMDVKILSGDDQEIEMRDMDDDDENSAENLAAETDKPELEKETVTKE encoded by the coding sequence TTGACAGGTCAACTTGTTCAGTATGGACGACACCGCCAACGCAGAAGTTATGCTCGCATTAGTGAAGTGTTAGAATTACCAAATTTAATTGAGATTCAAACTTCATCCTATCAATGGTTTTTAGATGAAGGATTAAGGGAGATGTTCCAAGATATTTCCCCTATTGATGATTTCACTGGAAATCTATCATTAGAATTTATTGATTATAGTCTTGGAGAACCAAAATATGTTGTAGAAGAATCAAAAGAGAGAGATGTTACATACTCGGCTCCATTACGTGTTAAAGTTCGCTTGATTATTAAAGAAACAGGCGAAGTGAAAGACCAAGATGTGTTTATGGGAGATTTCCCACTTATGACGGATACTGGTACTTTTGTGATTAACGGTGCAGAACGTGTTATTGTTTCTCAGCTTGTTCGCTCTCCATCTGTATATTACAGTGGGAAAGTAGATAAAAATGGGAAAAAAGGTTTCTCTGCTACTGTTATTCCAAACCGTGGTGCTTGGTTAGAATATGAGACAGATGCGAAGGATGTAGTATACGTTCGTATCGATCGTACTCGTAAACTACCAGTAACGGTTCTTTTGCGTGCGCTTGGATATGGTACGGATCAAGAAATTATCGACTTATTAGGTGATAATGAGTACTTACGCAATACACTTGATAAAGATAATACGGAAAGTACAGAAAAAGCATTACTAGAAATTTATGAGCGTTTACGCCCGGGTGAACCACCTACGGTTGAAAATGCAAAGAGTTTATTAGAATCTCGTTTCTTTGATCCAAAACGCTATGATTTAGCAAGTGTTGGAAGATACAAGATTAATAAAAAGCTTCATATTAAAAATCGTTTATTCAATCAAAGAATTGCGGAAACTTTAGTGGATCATGAAACAGGAGAAATCTTAGTAGAAAAAGGTACACTACTAGACCGCAGAAACTTGGACAAAATTATCCCACACTTAGAGAATGGTGTAAACCTACAATCATCTCACCCAAGTGCTGGTGTAATTACAAACGAAGTAGCATTACAACCAATAAAAATCTATGCTCCAAACGACAGTGAAGGAGAAAAAGAAATTCTAGTAATCGGGAACGGTTATATCGAAGAGAAAGTAAAACATATTTCTCCTGCAGATATCATTGCTTCTATTAGTTATTTCTTTAACTTACTACATGGCGTAGGAGATACAGATGATATTGACCACCTTGGTAACAGACGTTTACGTTCTGTTGGAGAACTATTACAGAATCAGTTCCGTATCGGTCTATCGAGAATGGAACGTGTAGTTCGTGAAAGAATGTCCATTCAAGATACAGCTACCATTACACCACAGCAATTAATCAACATTAGACCTGTAATAGCATCAATTAAAGAGTTCTTCGGTAGTTCACAGCTATCTCAGTTCATGGATCAAACTAACCCACTAGCAGAATTAACACATAAACGTAGACTTTCAGCATTAGGACCTGGTGGATTAACGCGTGAGCGCGCTGGATTCGAAGTGCGTGACGTTCACTATTCTCACTACGGTCGTATGTGTCCAATTGAAACGCCAGAGGGACCAAACATTGGATTAATTAACTCCTTATCATCATTTGCTAAAGTAAATAAATTCGGCTTCATTGAAACACCTTACCGTCGTGTTGATCCAGACACAGGAAAAGTGACAAGTCAAATTGATTACTTGACAGCAGATGAAGAAGATAACTACGTAGTTGCCCAAGCGAATGCTCGTTTAGGTGAAGACGGAGAATTTTTAGATGAAAATGTAGTATCACGTTTCCGTGGTGAAAACACAGTTGTGAAACGCGAACGCATTGACTATATGGATGTATCACCAAAGCAAGTAGTATCTGCTGCAACAGCATGTATTCCGTTCTTAGAAAATGATGACTCGAACCGTGCGTTAATGGGAGCGAACATGCAACGTCAAGCTGTTCCTTTATTAAACCCTGAATCACCAATCGTAGGTACAGGTATGGAACACGTTTCAGCAAGAGACTCTGGTGCTGCAGTTATTTGTAAACACCCAGGTGTTGTGGAGCGCGTAGAAGCACGTGAAGTGTGGGTGCGTCGTATTCAAGAAGTAGATGGACAACAAGTAAAAGGTGACTTAGATAAGTACCGCATGCTTAAATTCGTTCGTTCAAACCAAGGTACATGTTACAACCAACGTCCTATCGTTTCAGTTGGAGACCAAGTTGTTAAAGGAGAAATCCTTGCAGACGGTCCTTCAATGGAAAAAGGAGAATTAGCTCTAGGTAGAAACGTTATGGTTGCATTCATGACTTGGGATGGATACAACTATGAGGATGCTATTATCATGAGTGAACGTCTTGTAAAAGACGATGTATATACTTCAGTTCATATTGAGGAATACGAGTCTGAATCTCGTGACACAAAACTTGGACCTGAAGAAATTACAAGAGATATCCCTAACGTAGGGGAAGATGCTTTAAAGAACTTAGATGACCGTGGTATTATCCGTATCGGTGCAGAAGTAAAAGACGGAGACCTTCTTGTAGGTAAAGTTACTCCTAAAGGTGTAACAGAACTAACTGCTGAAGAGCGTCTATTACACGCAATCTTTGGAGAAAAAGCTCGTGAAGTTCGTGATACTTCTTTACGTGTACCACACGGTGGTGGCGGAATCGTCTTAGATGTAAAAGTATTTAACCGTGAAGATGGAGATGAGCTTCCCCCAGGAGTAAACCAACTTGTTCGCGCTTATATCGTTCAGAAACGTAAGATTTCTGAAGGAGATAAAATGGCGGGACGTCACGGTAACAAAGGTGTAATCTCTAGGATTTTACCAGAAGAAGATATGCCTTATTTACCAGATGGAACTCCGGTTGATATCATGTTAAATCCATTAGGGGTACCATCTCGTATGAACATCGGGCAAGTACTAGAACTTCACTTAGGTATGGCTGCTAGATATTTAGGAATTCACGTTGCATCCGCAGTATTTGATGGTGCTCGTGAGGAAGATGTATGGTCAACTCTTGATGAAGCAGGTATGGCACGTGATGCGAAAACTGTATTATTTGATGGTAGAACAGGTGAACCATTTGATAACCGTGTATCCGTAGGAATCATGTACATGATTAAACTTGCGCACATGGTTGACGATAAACTTCACGCTCGTTCAACTGGACCTTACTCATTAGTAACGCAACAGCCATTAGGTGGTAAAGCACAGTTTGGTGGACAACGTTTCGGTGAGATGGAGGTTTGGGCACTAGAAGCATACGGTGCAGCATATACACTACAAGAAATCTTGACAGTAAAATCGGATGATGTAGTTGGGCGTGTGAAAACGTATGAGGCAATCGTTAAAGGTGAGAACGTACCGGAACCAGGGGTTCCTGAGTCGTTTAAAGTATTAATTAAAGAATTACAAAGTTTAGGTATGGACGTTAAAATTCTGTCTGGTGACGATCAAGAGATTGAAATGAGAGACATGGATGATGACGATGAGAATTCGGCTGAGAATTTAGCTGCTGAAACAGATAAACCTGAACTTGAAAAAGAAACAGTAACAAAAGAATAG
- the rplL gene encoding 50S ribosomal protein L7/L12, which produces MTKEQIIEAVKNMTVLELNDLVKAIEEEFGVTAAAPMAMAAAGGAEAAAEQTEFDVVLASAGAQKIKVIKVVREITGLGLKEAKELVDNTPKAVKEGIAKEEAEEVKAKLEEVGASVEVK; this is translated from the coding sequence ATGACTAAAGAACAAATCATTGAAGCAGTTAAAAACATGACTGTTTTAGAATTAAACGACTTAGTAAAAGCTATCGAAGAAGAATTTGGAGTAACTGCTGCTGCACCTATGGCAATGGCTGCTGCTGGTGGCGCTGAAGCTGCTGCTGAGCAAACTGAATTTGATGTAGTATTAGCTTCTGCTGGTGCTCAAAAAATTAAAGTTATCAAAGTAGTACGTGAAATCACTGGTCTTGGCTTAAAAGAAGCTAAAGAATTAGTTGACAACACTCCTAAAGCTGTTAAAGAAGGTATTGCTAAAGAAGAAGCTGAAGAAGTGAAAGCTAAACTTGAAGAAGTTGGAGCTTCTGTAGAAGTTAAGTAA
- the rpoC gene encoding DNA-directed RNA polymerase subunit beta', producing MLDVNNFEYMKIGLASPDKIRSWSHGEVKKPETINYRTLKPEKDGLFCERIFGPTKDWECHCGKYKRVRYKGVVCDRCGVEVTRAKVRRERMGHIELAAPVTHIWYFKGIPSRMGLVLDMSPRALEEVIYFASYVVTETGDTPLDKKQLLSEKEYRAYREKYGNTFHAAMGAEAIKKLLSDIDLEKDVEGLKEELKTAQGQRRTRAIKRLEVLESFRGSGNEPSWMILDVLPVIPPELRPMVQLDGGRFATSDLNDLYRRVINRNNRLKRLLDLGAPSIIVQNEKRMLQEAVDALIDNGRRGRPVTGPGNRPLKSLSHMLKGKQGRFRQNLLGKRVDYSGRSVIVVGPNLKMYQCGLPKEMALELFKPFVMKELVERGLAHNIKSAKRKIERVQPEVWDVLESVIREHPVLLNRAPTLHRLGIQAFEPTLVEGRAIRLHPLVCTAYNADFDGDQMAVHVPLSAEAQAEARILMLAAQNILNPKDGKPVVTPSQDMVLGNYYLTLERENATGEGMVFKDTNEALLAYQNGFVHLHSRVAVHAGSLNNETFTEEQNKQLLITTVGKLVFNEILPRSFPYINEPTRYNLEQETPQKYFVEKGANVKELIASQPLVEPFKKKILGNVIAEVFKNFKITETSRMLDRMKDLGFKYSTKAGITVGVADIVVLAEKDEMLKESQTKVDTVLKQFRRGLITEEERYDRVIAIWSACKDAIQAKLMNSLPNSNHIFMMSDSGARGNASNFTQLAGMRGLMANPSGRIIELPIKSSFREGLTVLEYFISTHGARKGLADTALKTADSGYLTRRLVDVAQDVIVREEDCGTDRGLHVASLKDGTEVVERLDERLIGRYVRKAIKHPETGEVLVAENGLVTEDIAQQVIDAGIEDVWIRSVFTCNTRHGVCKKCYGRNLATGLEVEVGEAVGIIAAQSIGEPGTQLTMRTFHTGGVAGDDITQGLPRIQELFEARNPKGQAVISEIDGVVTAVNEGRDRQHEITVRGEVETRTYTAPYTARLKVAVNAEVVRGQVLTEGSIDPKELLKVKDMTAVQEYLLLEVQKVYRMQGVEIGDKHVEVMVRQMLRKVRVIDAGDTDVLPGTLLEIHQFTDANEKVILQGKVPATARPVLLGITKASLETDSFLSAASFQETTRVLTDAAIKGKRDELLGLKENVIIGKLVPAGTGMNRYRKFELTKEVGQEEPVTVE from the coding sequence TTGCTAGATGTTAATAACTTTGAATATATGAAGATTGGTTTAGCTTCCCCCGATAAGATCAGATCTTGGTCTCACGGGGAAGTTAAAAAACCAGAAACAATTAATTATCGTACATTAAAGCCGGAAAAAGACGGCCTTTTCTGTGAACGTATATTTGGTCCAACAAAAGATTGGGAATGTCATTGTGGTAAATACAAGCGTGTCCGCTACAAAGGTGTAGTTTGTGATCGATGTGGCGTAGAAGTTACACGTGCAAAGGTACGTCGTGAGCGCATGGGTCATATTGAACTAGCAGCTCCTGTTACACACATTTGGTACTTTAAAGGTATCCCTAGCCGTATGGGATTAGTTTTAGATATGTCCCCACGTGCACTAGAAGAAGTTATTTACTTTGCTTCTTATGTAGTAACAGAAACTGGTGATACTCCATTAGATAAGAAGCAACTTCTTTCTGAAAAAGAGTATCGCGCGTATCGTGAAAAATACGGTAATACATTCCATGCAGCAATGGGTGCAGAAGCAATTAAAAAGTTACTATCTGACATCGATTTAGAGAAAGATGTAGAAGGTTTGAAAGAGGAGTTAAAAACTGCTCAAGGTCAACGTCGTACAAGAGCGATTAAACGACTTGAAGTATTAGAATCTTTCAGAGGTTCTGGCAATGAACCATCATGGATGATTTTGGACGTGCTTCCTGTTATACCACCTGAGTTACGCCCAATGGTACAACTTGACGGTGGCCGCTTTGCTACTTCTGACTTAAACGATTTATATCGTCGTGTTATTAATAGAAACAACCGCTTAAAGCGTTTATTAGACTTAGGTGCACCAAGTATTATCGTACAAAATGAAAAACGTATGTTACAAGAAGCTGTTGACGCGTTGATTGACAACGGTCGTCGTGGTCGCCCTGTAACAGGACCTGGTAACCGTCCGTTAAAATCTCTTTCACATATGTTGAAAGGAAAACAAGGACGTTTCCGTCAAAACCTTTTAGGTAAGCGTGTTGACTACTCAGGCCGTTCGGTTATCGTTGTAGGACCAAACTTGAAGATGTACCAATGTGGTCTTCCGAAAGAAATGGCTCTTGAACTGTTCAAACCATTTGTAATGAAAGAGTTAGTGGAAAGAGGATTAGCTCACAACATTAAGAGTGCAAAACGTAAAATTGAACGTGTTCAACCTGAAGTTTGGGATGTATTAGAATCTGTTATTAGGGAGCATCCAGTACTACTGAACCGTGCCCCAACATTACACAGACTAGGAATCCAAGCGTTTGAACCGACTCTTGTAGAAGGTCGCGCAATAAGACTTCACCCGTTAGTATGTACAGCATACAATGCTGACTTTGACGGTGACCAAATGGCTGTTCACGTGCCGCTTTCTGCAGAAGCACAAGCTGAAGCTAGAATCTTAATGTTAGCAGCACAAAACATTCTTAACCCGAAAGATGGGAAGCCAGTTGTTACTCCGTCCCAGGATATGGTACTTGGTAACTACTACTTAACATTAGAACGTGAGAATGCAACTGGAGAAGGCATGGTTTTCAAAGACACAAACGAAGCATTATTAGCATACCAAAATGGTTTTGTTCATTTGCACTCTCGTGTCGCGGTACATGCTGGATCTTTAAATAACGAAACATTTACAGAGGAACAAAACAAACAATTGCTAATAACGACTGTTGGTAAATTAGTTTTCAACGAGATCTTACCTAGATCATTCCCTTATATTAATGAGCCTACTAGATATAATCTAGAGCAAGAAACGCCTCAGAAATATTTCGTGGAAAAAGGTGCAAACGTTAAAGAATTAATTGCTAGCCAACCGCTTGTAGAGCCATTTAAGAAAAAAATCTTAGGGAATGTTATCGCTGAAGTGTTTAAAAACTTTAAGATTACAGAAACATCTCGCATGCTTGACCGCATGAAAGATTTAGGATTTAAATACTCAACTAAAGCAGGTATTACAGTTGGTGTTGCTGACATCGTTGTATTAGCTGAAAAAGATGAGATGCTTAAAGAATCTCAAACAAAAGTTGATACAGTTCTAAAGCAGTTCCGTCGTGGTTTGATTACGGAAGAAGAACGATATGACAGAGTTATTGCGATCTGGAGCGCATGTAAAGATGCTATCCAAGCAAAATTAATGAACTCATTACCTAACTCGAACCATATATTCATGATGAGTGACTCGGGAGCCCGTGGTAACGCATCTAACTTTACACAGTTAGCTGGTATGCGTGGACTAATGGCCAACCCGTCTGGGCGAATCATTGAGTTACCGATTAAATCAAGTTTCCGCGAAGGTTTAACGGTATTAGAATACTTCATCTCGACTCACGGTGCACGTAAAGGCCTTGCCGATACTGCTCTAAAAACTGCTGATTCCGGATACTTAACGCGTCGTCTAGTTGACGTTGCTCAAGATGTTATTGTGCGTGAAGAAGATTGCGGTACTGACCGCGGTTTACACGTAGCATCATTAAAAGATGGCACTGAAGTAGTAGAGAGACTTGATGAGCGTCTAATTGGACGTTATGTTAGAAAAGCTATTAAGCACCCAGAAACAGGAGAAGTGTTAGTAGCTGAAAATGGATTAGTGACTGAGGATATCGCGCAACAAGTCATAGATGCTGGGATTGAAGACGTATGGATTCGTTCCGTATTTACGTGTAACACTCGCCACGGAGTATGTAAGAAGTGTTATGGTCGTAACTTAGCGACTGGATTAGAGGTAGAGGTAGGAGAAGCTGTTGGTATTATTGCTGCTCAATCTATCGGGGAGCCAGGAACTCAGTTAACGATGCGTACATTCCATACAGGTGGGGTTGCGGGAGACGATATCACTCAAGGTTTACCGCGTATTCAAGAGCTGTTTGAAGCACGTAATCCTAAAGGTCAAGCAGTTATCTCTGAAATTGATGGGGTTGTTACGGCTGTTAATGAAGGCAGAGATCGTCAACATGAGATAACAGTTAGAGGCGAAGTTGAAACTAGAACATATACTGCACCTTATACAGCAAGACTAAAAGTTGCTGTGAATGCAGAGGTTGTACGAGGTCAAGTTTTAACGGAAGGTTCTATCGATCCGAAAGAATTATTGAAAGTAAAAGACATGACAGCAGTACAAGAATATTTATTGCTTGAAGTTCAAAAAGTATACCGTATGCAAGGTGTAGAAATTGGGGATAAGCACGTTGAAGTAATGGTACGTCAAATGCTTCGTAAAGTTCGCGTAATCGATGCTGGAGATACGGATGTATTACCAGGAACATTACTAGAAATCCACCAATTTACTGATGCGAACGAAAAAGTCATTCTACAAGGCAAAGTTCCTGCAACAGCTCGCCCTGTACTACTTGGTATTACAAAAGCATCTCTTGAAACTGACTCGTTCTTATCGGCGGCATCGTTCCAAGAGACGACTCGTGTACTTACAGATGCTGCAATTAAAGGTAAGCGAGATGAACTTCTAGGATTAAAAGAAAATGTAATTATTGGTAAACTTGTTCCAGCTGGTACTGGTATGAACCGTTACCGTAAATTTGAACTTACTAAAGAAGTTGGTCAAGAAGAGCCTGTAACTGTAGAATAG
- the rplJ gene encoding 50S ribosomal protein L10: MGKAVELKMQVVDDIAAKLRASVSTIVVDYRGLTVSEITELRKQLREAGVEFKVYKNSLTRRAAEAAEINGLNDALTGPNAIAFSTEDVVAPAKILNDFAKKHEALEIKAGVIEGNVASVEEVKALAELPSREGLLSMLLSVLQAPMRSMALVTKAVAEQKEEQGA, translated from the coding sequence ATGGGCAAAGCAGTTGAATTAAAAATGCAAGTTGTTGATGATATCGCTGCGAAATTACGCGCGTCTGTATCAACAATCGTTGTAGACTACCGTGGTTTAACAGTATCTGAAATAACGGAACTTCGTAAACAACTTCGTGAAGCTGGAGTTGAATTCAAAGTTTACAAAAACTCTTTAACTCGTCGTGCTGCAGAAGCGGCTGAAATTAACGGTCTTAACGATGCGTTAACTGGCCCGAACGCAATCGCGTTCTCTACAGAAGATGTAGTTGCTCCTGCTAAAATTTTAAATGACTTCGCTAAAAAGCATGAAGCATTAGAAATTAAAGCTGGTGTAATTGAAGGAAACGTAGCGTCTGTTGAAGAAGTGAAAGCTCTTGCTGAACTTCCATCGCGCGAAGGTTTACTTTCAATGTTACTATCTGTTCTTCAAGCTCCAATGCGCAGCATGGCTCTTGTTACGAAAGCAGTTGCAGAACAAAAAGAAGAACAAGGCGCTTAA